A window from Hymenobacter volaticus encodes these proteins:
- a CDS encoding MFS transporter: MVVACVILSMYGGGFATIPAYLSDLFGKMQVGAIHGRLLTAWSTAGVLGPVIVNYLHTSAKAKGLAGAAAYQSVFYTMAGLLVIGLIANFLVRPVAEKYFEKEAAKKVAA; encoded by the coding sequence GTGGTAGTGGCCTGCGTGATTCTGAGTATGTATGGGGGCGGCTTCGCTACTATTCCAGCATATCTGTCCGATTTGTTTGGGAAGATGCAGGTAGGGGCTATTCACGGACGGTTGCTGACGGCGTGGAGTACGGCTGGCGTGCTTGGCCCGGTGATAGTCAACTACCTCCACACGAGCGCTAAGGCCAAAGGCTTGGCAGGAGCAGCCGCTTACCAATCGGTGTTTTACACAATGGCCGGTTTACTCGTGATTGGGTTGATTGCCAACTTCTTGGTGCGGCCCGTGGCAGAAAAGTATTTCGAGAAAGAAGCCGCCAAAAAAGTAGCAGCGTAA
- a CDS encoding MFS transporter small subunit, with protein MEHTSSNTPNDTPSSGAAVAIAWLFVGIPLAWGVTQTFIKALALFK; from the coding sequence ATGGAGCATACTTCTTCCAATACGCCGAATGATACGCCTAGCTCTGGTGCTGCGGTGGCAATAGCCTGGCTCTTTGTTGGTATTCCGCTTGCTTGGGGCGTCACCCAAACTTTTATCAAAGCACTGGCGCTGTTTAAGTAG
- a CDS encoding putative signal transducing protein, whose translation MSDQPADESIIQLASFANAISAHLAKNQLEAADIPCFISNENRPYGPISGGVRLHVRRRDLAAAQELLYPDQAAMQALPATDETDAASEVIRCPRCHHTDVVCRQEPEPNDSLLTKLRLWIMSPEKPQCHCFQCGLDFEA comes from the coding sequence ATGTCCGACCAGCCTGCCGACGAATCTATCATTCAGCTGGCGTCTTTCGCCAACGCTATATCGGCGCATCTGGCTAAAAACCAGTTGGAAGCTGCCGATATCCCCTGTTTTATTAGCAACGAGAATCGGCCGTATGGGCCTATTTCCGGCGGAGTACGCCTGCACGTCCGCCGCCGCGACCTAGCCGCTGCGCAGGAACTGCTGTACCCCGACCAAGCGGCTATGCAAGCCCTGCCCGCCACCGACGAAACCGATGCTGCGTCGGAAGTTATCCGCTGCCCTCGCTGCCACCACACCGATGTGGTTTGCCGCCAAGAGCCCGAGCCCAATGATAGTTTGCTCACAAAGCTTCGCCTCTGGATAATGTCGCCGGAGAAGCCGCAGTGCCACTGCTTTCAGTGTGGGTTAGATTTCGAGGCCTAA
- a CDS encoding class I SAM-dependent methyltransferase, translating to MKIPSVGINQTGALGTDNPNQESAFLPPTTNYPALLPDATPAQQQEYERGRWNHFLLDATWRRTRFNAQPNALLMEAICGRPTGKALDVNMGEGRNAIYLAQHGWQVTGVDYAEQALAFARQRAQQAGVFLTTIEQDVAAYSWGTNEWDLVVLCYADEETHVAQAHAALKPGGLLVFENFHTDVNRARGIKPGQEIGFATDELKNCYAAAGFQVLRYEEPLGVADFSLETQRLVKLVAQKR from the coding sequence ATGAAAATACCTTCCGTTGGCATCAATCAAACAGGAGCTTTAGGGACGGACAATCCAAATCAAGAGTCAGCCTTCTTGCCACCAACAACAAATTATCCGGCGCTCTTGCCGGATGCTACCCCCGCTCAGCAACAAGAATACGAGCGCGGCCGCTGGAATCATTTTTTGCTTGATGCCACGTGGCGCCGTACGCGCTTTAACGCTCAGCCTAACGCACTGTTAATGGAAGCCATTTGTGGCCGCCCAACCGGTAAGGCGTTGGACGTGAACATGGGCGAAGGACGCAATGCCATTTATCTGGCCCAACACGGCTGGCAGGTAACCGGCGTTGACTATGCCGAGCAAGCGTTGGCTTTTGCCCGCCAGCGGGCCCAGCAAGCAGGCGTTTTCCTCACTACTATCGAGCAAGATGTAGCTGCCTACTCGTGGGGCACCAATGAGTGGGACCTTGTTGTGCTTTGCTACGCCGATGAGGAAACCCATGTAGCGCAGGCACACGCGGCACTCAAGCCCGGGGGCTTGCTTGTGTTCGAGAACTTCCACACCGACGTCAATCGAGCACGCGGAATCAAGCCCGGTCAGGAAATCGGCTTTGCAACCGATGAGCTGAAAAACTGCTATGCTGCTGCCGGCTTCCAGGTTTTGCGCTACGAAGAACCACTCGGAGTTGCCGACTTTTCCTTGGAAACCCAACGGTTAGTGAAATTGGTCGCGCAAAAACGGTGA
- a CDS encoding molybdopterin molybdotransferase MoeA, with protein MLSVEEATRRVAATIQSLPVEFLALPLAAGRILREDLHADRDFPPFNRVAMDGIAIRFEALATGLSEFPIERIQFAGQAPIPQLNPQAATEIMTGAMLPEGTDTVIRYEDLMFRTEETTGQRFATVQVPPPHAGHNVHPRAADRRQGDLLLPAGTHLGAAEMAVAATIGASTVAVTRRPRVAVVSTGDELVSIAERPLPHQIRRSNALMLQAAAEQTGAITQAFHFNDDVAILQQNLPVLLTEYDAVILSGGVSKGKADFLPEVLRELGVEQIFHEVQQRPGKPFWFGQSPGGAVVFALPGNPVSTFVNFYRYARPWLLGVQQPTAAYLAEAGPVPAVLAVDVSFRPKLTHFLLVRLEYARNGQLLAHPERAGGSGDLASLLASNAFLELPPEQELFAAGAVLPAWRFR; from the coding sequence ATGCTCTCCGTAGAAGAAGCCACTCGCCGCGTCGCGGCCACCATTCAATCGTTGCCTGTCGAGTTTTTGGCGCTGCCTCTGGCTGCGGGCCGCATCCTGCGCGAAGACCTGCACGCCGACCGAGACTTCCCTCCTTTCAACCGGGTCGCCATGGACGGTATTGCCATTCGTTTCGAGGCATTGGCAACGGGCCTGAGCGAGTTTCCAATTGAGCGCATCCAATTTGCCGGCCAGGCCCCCATTCCGCAACTCAACCCACAGGCGGCCACCGAAATCATGACCGGCGCCATGCTCCCCGAGGGTACGGATACCGTCATTCGCTACGAAGACCTCATGTTTCGTACGGAAGAGACTACCGGCCAGCGCTTTGCTACTGTACAAGTGCCGCCACCCCACGCCGGGCACAACGTGCACCCCCGCGCCGCCGACCGCCGTCAAGGTGACTTGCTGTTACCGGCTGGCACGCACTTAGGCGCGGCCGAAATGGCGGTTGCGGCTACCATTGGGGCTAGCACGGTGGCCGTAACACGGCGGCCCAGAGTGGCTGTAGTAAGCACCGGCGACGAGCTAGTGTCCATTGCCGAGCGGCCCCTCCCCCACCAGATTCGTCGTTCCAATGCGCTCATGCTACAAGCCGCCGCCGAGCAGACGGGTGCCATTACGCAGGCGTTTCATTTCAACGATGATGTAGCCATCCTGCAACAGAATCTACCGGTTCTCTTAACTGAGTATGACGCTGTGATACTCAGCGGGGGCGTATCGAAGGGCAAAGCCGATTTCTTGCCGGAAGTGCTGCGCGAACTTGGCGTAGAGCAAATTTTTCATGAAGTGCAGCAGCGGCCTGGCAAACCGTTTTGGTTTGGCCAGAGCCCTGGTGGCGCTGTCGTGTTTGCGCTGCCCGGCAATCCGGTTTCCACTTTCGTGAATTTCTATCGGTACGCGCGGCCTTGGCTGCTCGGAGTGCAGCAACCAACTGCTGCGTACTTGGCCGAAGCGGGCCCTGTACCGGCCGTGCTTGCCGTTGATGTTAGCTTTCGGCCCAAGCTCACGCATTTCCTGCTGGTCCGGCTAGAATATGCCCGCAACGGCCAGTTGCTAGCCCATCCCGAACGAGCCGGTGGTTCCGGCGACTTAGCTAGTTTGTTGGCTAGCAATGCGTTTCTTGAGTTGCCACCCGAGCAAGAGCTATTTGCTGCTGGTGCTGTGCTGCCCGCATGGCGGTTTCGGTAG